Proteins encoded within one genomic window of Thiovulum sp. ES:
- a CDS encoding Flagellar hook-basal body protein FlaE (PFAM: Flagellar basal body protein FlaE) has product TPNENILLGGSVTFNSDGSLASANPSTLKFTGNNGSTENQVIDLDLGSIGGFGGLTSYNAETKTAGISQDG; this is encoded by the coding sequence ACACCAAACGAAAATATCCTACTTGGTGGTAGTGTTACTTTTAATTCTGATGGTTCTCTTGCAAGTGCAAACCCATCGACTCTTAAATTTACAGGAAACAACGGTTCTACTGAAAATCAAGTTATCGATTTAGATTTAGGTTCAATTGGTGGATTTGGTGGATTGACTTCATACAATGCTGAGACAAAAACAGCGGGAATTTCTCAAGATGG